The genomic interval TTGTCGTTGGCCGCGGCCAGTCTGGCCTCGGCGGTGGCGGCCCGTTGGCCGGCGTGGGCGGTGTGGCCCAGCCAGCCGAGCCCCACGCCGGCGGCGAATACCAGCAACAGTGCGACAAGCATCGATGCGGTCATGGAACGAGATAGTGCCGCACCGCACCGACAAGTTCGGCCGACTGGCAACTTCACAGCGCTGGTGTCGGCAAACCGACTGAGCCGCGAGTATGTCAATGACCGTGAACATTTCGGCGCGTCATAGCAAACCCGGCCCGGTGCGCGCCGGGCTGCCCGGCGCACCGAAATCCGCTGGCGCAGCGGGAACCAGCGGCCCGCGCGAGCTTCGTGAGATCGGTTTATCCGACGTAGCGCACCTACCGCAGTCGTGAGTTCCGGCACTCGACACACCCGCGCACCTCGGAAACACGCCGTTGGGTAACCCGGCAAATCCGACACCCCGGTCCCGGCAATTGAATTGTGTCGGTGGGTGCGCCTACGTTTTTCGCCATGCGGATGCTGCACACCTCGGACTGGCACATCGGGCGTACCTTCCACGGTGTCGATCTGCTTGCCGATCAAGCACGTTCGCTCACCGCCGTCGCGGAGTTGGTGGCGGCGGAGTCGGTGGACGTCGTGGTGCTGCCCGGAGACGTGTACGACCGATCGATCCCGAGCGCCGACGCCATCGCCGTGTGTATCCGTGGTTTCGAGGCCATCCGCGCCGCCGGCGCCCAGATCGTCGCCACCTCCGGCAATCACGATTCGCCCGCCCGGCTCGGTGCGGGCGCCAGTTTCGCCGCGGCGGGCGGGCTGCACCTGCGCACCACCGTCGCCGAGGCCGACCGGCCGGTACTGCTCGCCGACGCGCACGGAGAGGTCGCCTTTTACGGCATTCCCTATCTCGAGCCGGAGATCACCCGCGCCGAACTCGGCGTGCCGCAGGCACGTTCGCATGCCGAGATTCTGGCCGCCGCGATGCGCCGGATCCGGGCCGACATCGCCGCGCGGGGCGCCGCGCGCACCGTGGTACTCGCGCACGCCTTCGTGGTCGGCGGCGAGGCCACGGGCTCGGAGCGGTCCATTTCCGTCGGCGGTGTGGAGACGGTGCCGTTGTCGGCCTTCGACGGCATCGACTATGTGGCGCTCGGCCATCTGCACTCGCCGCAGACGCTGTCGGAGTCGGTGCGGTATTCCGGCTCACCGCTGCCGTATTCGTTCGCGGAGAATTCGCATCGCAAGGCGGTCTGGCTCGTCGACCTCGACGCCGACGGGCTGCGCACCGTCGAGCGCCGCGATCTTCCGGTGGTGCGCGGATTGAGCAGGCTCACCGGCACGCTCGACGAGTTGCTGTCCGCCGAAACCCATGCCGCGGCCGTCGAGCACTACGTGTCCGCCACGCTGACCGACCATGCCCGCCCCGTCGACGCGCTGCGCAAACTGCGTGCCCGTTTCCCGCACGCCGTGCACGTGGAATGGTCGCGCCCGGAAGGCAATCCGGAACTGCGCTACCGTGAGCGGGTGCACGGCCGCCGCGACACCGAAGTAGCGCACAGCTTCCTCACCGACGTCCGAGGTGCGCCGAGCGAGGAAGAGATGTCGTGGCTGGAGCGGGCTCTGGCCGCGGCGGTCGCCGAGCCGGAGCGCGTGACAGTCACCGGCGCGGACCACGTCCACCTCGGCGAACTGTCGGCATGACCGCCGCACCATCGAGCGACTCGCGAGTCGCCGCATGAGGCTGCATCGGCTGGAGATGACAGCGTTCGGGCCCTTCGCCGATACCACCGTGGTGGACTTCGACGCGCTCGGCGCCGACGGGTTGTTTCTGCTGCACGGTCAAACCGGCGCGGGCAAGACCACAGTGCTCGACGCGATCGCGTTCGCGCTCTACGGCCGGGTGCCGGGTGCGCGCGGGGAGAGCAAGCGCCTGCATTCCGATCACGCGCCGGAACAGACCCCGCCCCAGGTGGTGCTGGAAGCGACGCTCGGCGGAAGGCGCTTGCGGCTCACCAGGATTCCCGAATTCGAGCGTCCCAAGCTGCGCGGCACCGGCATGCGTACCGAGCCGGCCAAGGCCACGCTGGCCTGGCTGGACGGGAGCGGCGAGAATCTGTCCCGCATTCCCGACATCGGTGAGGAGATCGTCCGGCTGCTCGGCATGAGCGCCGACCAGTTCTTCCAAGTCGTGCTGCTGCCCCAGGGCGATTTCGCGCGATTCCTGCGGGCGGACAACGAGGATCGGGAGAAGCTGCTCGAAAAACTCTTCGATACCGAGCGTTTCGGTACGGCCGAGCAGTGGCTCGCGGACAAGCGCCGCGCCTCGGCCGCCGACCTGGAGAAGCGCCGGCAGGGCATCGAGCGGTTGATCGCCCAGATCCGGGGCGCCGCCGGACTGAGCGTCACCGAATCCGTCGGGCTGCTGGAATCGGTCGGCTGGTCGCAGGATCTGCTGGCCACCGCCCGCGCCGATCTGGCCGCCGCGACCGCGGAAACCGAACGCTGCCAAGAAGAATCGACGCGGGTAGGCAAGCGCGCGGAGGAACAGCGCAGGCTGCACGAATTGCGCCGCCGGATGACCACGGCGCGCGCACAACTCGACGACTACGCGGCGCGAACCGATCACCGCGCGGGTTTGCAGGCTGAGCTGGCGGCGGCCCGGCGTGCGCAGCCGGTGGCCGATGCCATCGATGAGGCGCGCTCGGCGGTGATGACGAGCCGACGGCGCGACGGTGAGAAGCGCGATGCCGCAGCGCGATTGGTCGCCGCTCTGGTCGAGCCGGCCGCCAAGGAGGTCGGCGGCGGCGAATTGCTCAGCGCCGCGATGACCGATGAGCCGTTCGATACCGGTGCGGCAGCGGATTCCGGCCTCGGGAACCGAGCTCCCGATCTTCGGCCCGACGCTGACGTCGACGCCGCGATCAGGCACTGGAGCACCCAGATCGGTGCGCTCGAGGAGATCAGCGCCGACGCGTCCACCGCGACCGAGCTCACCACGGAATTGACCGGCCTGCGTGAGGAAGACACCGCTCTGGGCGGTCGCGTCGGCAAGCTCACGCGCCTGCGCGAGCAGCTTCCCGCCTCGATCACCACCATCGAAGCTCGCCTTCGCGAAGCCACCGAAGCCGTCGCCCTGCTGCCCGCGCTGACCGCCGACTGCGAACGGCTGCAGACCGCCGCCACGGCGGCCGTCGAACTGGCCGGTCACCGTCAGACTTTGGATCGCGCCCGCATCGATTTCGAAACCGCCCGCGCCGCCCACAACGATGCCAAGGAACGGGTTCTCGACCTGCGTGAGCGCCGTTTGGCCGGCATGGCCGCCGAACTCGCCGGGCAGCTGAGCGAGGGCCTGCCCTGTGCGGTCTGCGGTTCCGCCGACCACCCGGCCCCCGCCCAGCCGACCTCGGACGCGGTCTCCAAGGAGGCCGAGGAGGCAGCGGAAGCGGCCGCCCGCACTGCCGAGGAAAACCGCGACCAGGTGCTGGCCCGCATCACCGAACTGGAACGCGACATCGAGGGCCTGATCGCCCGCGGCGGTGACACCGACCGCGTGGAGCTCGCCGCCGCGCTGCGCGCCGCCACCGACCGCTACGAGGACGCCTCCGAATCCGCCACGCTGGCAGAGGGTTTGACTGCCGAGCTGGCTCGGCTGCGCGCCGACGAATCGCGCCTGCACGACGAACTCCGCGCGACCGAGAGCCGTCGCAGCACCGTCACCACCCAGATCGGCGCGATCGCGGCGCGCCTCGCCGAACTCACCGACCGGCTGCGCGCCGCCGCGGGCACCGACGGAACCATCGACCGCCGCCGCGCCCGCCTGAACACCCTGATCACCCTCGCCACCACATTCCGCGACGCCCGCGCCCAGGCCGCCTCGGCACGCCAGGCCGTCACCACCATCGCCACCCGCGTCGAAACACTGGCCCGCGCAGCCGGTTTCACTCTGGACCCGGACATCGCGCGGTCGATCGGTGCCGCTGAGGCGGAGGCGGCGACCGGGACCGAGGCGGCGACCGGGACCGACGCCACCACCGGGGCTGACGCCGCGACCGGGACCGACGCCACCACCGGGACCGACGCCGCGACCGGGACCGACGCCACCACCGGGACCGACGCCACCACCGGGACTGACGCCACCACCGGGACCGACGCCACCACCAGGACTGACGCCACAACCGGGACCGGCGGCACCACCAGGACTGACGCCACAACCGATTACAACGCCGCGCCCATGCGCGACGTAGTCCGGGTCGACGGACCGCCGCGCGATGACGTCGCGCTGCTCACCGCCTATGCCAAGGTCGTTACCGCCGCCTCACGAACCATCCAGCGCCAGAACGATATCGAAGCGGAACTGGTAGCGGCCGACCGCGCCCGCGCGCACGCGGATGCCGTGCTGGCCGAACCCGAGGTACAAGCCGCGGCATCCGCCGAACCCGGTGATCTGGCCGAATTGGAGAACGCTGTGGCGGCGGCGCGGTCCGCGCTGAACGCCGCCGTCGCGGCCCATTCCGATGCCGCTCGCCGGGTCAAACTGCTCGAGGAACTCGGTACTCAGCTCTGGACCGAGGTGGACCGCATCGCTCCGCTCCAGCGAGCCCACGACGAACTCGCGGGTCTCGCTGAAGTCGTGGCGGGTCGTGGTGAGAACAACCGCCGAATGTCGCTGCGCTCCTATGTTCTCGCGGCCCGCTTGGAGGAGGTCGCGTTGGCGGGCTCGGTCCGGCTCCGCCGTATGTCCATGGGCCGCTACGAATTCGTGCACACCGACAAAGCGGGTCCCCGGGGCCGCCGCGGCGGGCTCGGTCTGGACATCCGCGACGACTACACCGGCGCCATCCGTCCCGCCAAAACCCTTTCCGGCGGCGAAACGTTCATGGCCTCATTGTCTTTGGCGCTCGGCCTGGCCGACACCGTGGCCGCGGAATCCGGCGGCATAGTCCTGGACACCCTCTTCATCGACGAGGGCTTCGGCGGCCTCGACGCCGACACCCTCGATGCCGTCATGGGCGTCCTGGACGAACTCCGCTCCAACGGCCGGGTGGTAGGCGTCGTCAGCCATGTGGACGAAATGCGTCAGCGCATTCCCAGCCGTCTCCATGTCCGCCGCACGCCCACCGGATCCCATCTGCACACCATCGTGGCCTGAGCCGCGGTCGGGTCAGGCCTCGTGATCGAGGAGCCAGCGCTTGGCTTCCAGACCCCAGCGGAATCCGCCGAGGGCCCCGCCGATGCGGAAGACGCGGTGACAGGGGACGAACAGCGCCGCGGCGTTGCGGGCGCAGGCGTTGGCGGCAGCCCGGGTGGCGGCGGGACGGCCGGAGAGGGCGGCGTATTCGGTGTAGGTGACCGGTTCGCCCGCGGGGATCTTGCGGAGGACTTCCCAGGCGTGCAGCAGGAATTCGCCGGATCGCTGCCGGACCGGGATGGGGTCGATGGCAGTGAGATCGCCTGCGTGGTAGTCGATTACAGCTTGGCTGATCGCGCCGAGGGAATCACGCCGGCGCAGTTCGGCCGGTCGCAGCAGCGGGTGGATCAAGAGCCGGAGGTTCTCGGCGTCGGCGGTCCAGCCGGAAGCCAAGACCGCGCCGTCGGCGGCCGCGACGGCGGTGAACGGGCCGATGGGGGTGTCGATGACGGTGAAGTCGGCGGTGGTCATGCGAGTGGTCCGTTCTTCTTGGGAGGGTTGGCTTTTCGCGGGGCGGCGGCACGGCCGGCCAGTGCCGCCTTCCATAGGTGCATGGAGAGGTAGGAGCGCCAGGGGGAGTAGCCGGCGGTGTCGGTGAGGTCGAGACCGAGCAGCGTCGCGCCCTGCCGGACCACCAGGTCCGTGCCGAGCAGGATGTCCGGATCGGCCAGCAGGCGCATGGTCACGTAGTCGGCGGTCCAGGGGCCGACGCCGTCGAGGGCCAGCAGATCGCGCTGTAGTTCGGCGGCGGTGCGACCCTGGTGTAGGTGCAGGTCACCGTTGGCGAGCGCGGCGGCCGCGCCGATGATGGAGCGGATGCGCTTGGCCGGGCCGGTCAGCACTTCCGCGCCGCGTTCGGCGATCACCTCGGGTCTGGGGAACAGGCGCGGCAGCGGTCCGTCGATCGGTTCGCCGAGCGCCTGCACCAGCCGGGCGGTGTGCGTGGCCGCCGCCGAGACCGAGATCTGCTGACCGATCATGGTGCGCAGCAACAACTCAGGGCCGTCCAGGCAGCCCGGCACGCGAATGCCGGGGGTGAACAGCGGCCGGACCGGTTCGATCGGCGGCGGCTCCGATTCGTCGGCGGGCGCGGCCCCCGCATCGGGTAGCCCGTCGACGGCCAGGTCCGGGGTGATCGCTTGCGCGGACCGCACGCCCAGCACCTCATCGATGCCGACCGGGTCGGCATCCAGATCCAGCAGGTGCCGCAGCCGCGCCACGGTCGGCGCGAGATCGCGCATATCGTGCA from Nocardia goodfellowii carries:
- a CDS encoding exonuclease SbcCD subunit D, with product MRMLHTSDWHIGRTFHGVDLLADQARSLTAVAELVAAESVDVVVLPGDVYDRSIPSADAIAVCIRGFEAIRAAGAQIVATSGNHDSPARLGAGASFAAAGGLHLRTTVAEADRPVLLADAHGEVAFYGIPYLEPEITRAELGVPQARSHAEILAAAMRRIRADIAARGAARTVVLAHAFVVGGEATGSERSISVGGVETVPLSAFDGIDYVALGHLHSPQTLSESVRYSGSPLPYSFAENSHRKAVWLVDLDADGLRTVERRDLPVVRGLSRLTGTLDELLSAETHAAAVEHYVSATLTDHARPVDALRKLRARFPHAVHVEWSRPEGNPELRYRERVHGRRDTEVAHSFLTDVRGAPSEEEMSWLERALAAAVAEPERVTVTGADHVHLGELSA
- a CDS encoding methylated-DNA--[protein]-cysteine S-methyltransferase — protein: MTTADFTVIDTPIGPFTAVAAADGAVLASGWTADAENLRLLIHPLLRPAELRRRDSLGAISQAVIDYHAGDLTAIDPIPVRQRSGEFLLHAWEVLRKIPAGEPVTYTEYAALSGRPAATRAAANACARNAAALFVPCHRVFRIGGALGGFRWGLEAKRWLLDHEA
- a CDS encoding AAA family ATPase, translated to MRLHRLEMTAFGPFADTTVVDFDALGADGLFLLHGQTGAGKTTVLDAIAFALYGRVPGARGESKRLHSDHAPEQTPPQVVLEATLGGRRLRLTRIPEFERPKLRGTGMRTEPAKATLAWLDGSGENLSRIPDIGEEIVRLLGMSADQFFQVVLLPQGDFARFLRADNEDREKLLEKLFDTERFGTAEQWLADKRRASAADLEKRRQGIERLIAQIRGAAGLSVTESVGLLESVGWSQDLLATARADLAAATAETERCQEESTRVGKRAEEQRRLHELRRRMTTARAQLDDYAARTDHRAGLQAELAAARRAQPVADAIDEARSAVMTSRRRDGEKRDAAARLVAALVEPAAKEVGGGELLSAAMTDEPFDTGAAADSGLGNRAPDLRPDADVDAAIRHWSTQIGALEEISADASTATELTTELTGLREEDTALGGRVGKLTRLREQLPASITTIEARLREATEAVALLPALTADCERLQTAATAAVELAGHRQTLDRARIDFETARAAHNDAKERVLDLRERRLAGMAAELAGQLSEGLPCAVCGSADHPAPAQPTSDAVSKEAEEAAEAAARTAEENRDQVLARITELERDIEGLIARGGDTDRVELAAALRAATDRYEDASESATLAEGLTAELARLRADESRLHDELRATESRRSTVTTQIGAIAARLAELTDRLRAAAGTDGTIDRRRARLNTLITLATTFRDARAQAASARQAVTTIATRVETLARAAGFTLDPDIARSIGAAEAEAATGTEAATGTDATTGADAATGTDATTGTDAATGTDATTGTDATTGTDATTGTDATTRTDATTGTGGTTRTDATTDYNAAPMRDVVRVDGPPRDDVALLTAYAKVVTAASRTIQRQNDIEAELVAADRARAHADAVLAEPEVQAAASAEPGDLAELENAVAAARSALNAAVAAHSDAARRVKLLEELGTQLWTEVDRIAPLQRAHDELAGLAEVVAGRGENNRRMSLRSYVLAARLEEVALAGSVRLRRMSMGRYEFVHTDKAGPRGRRGGLGLDIRDDYTGAIRPAKTLSGGETFMASLSLALGLADTVAAESGGIVLDTLFIDEGFGGLDADTLDAVMGVLDELRSNGRVVGVVSHVDEMRQRIPSRLHVRRTPTGSHLHTIVA